The Anas platyrhynchos isolate ZD024472 breed Pekin duck chromosome 3, IASCAAS_PekinDuck_T2T, whole genome shotgun sequence genome includes a window with the following:
- the LOC101802235 gene encoding uncharacterized protein isoform X3, protein MGWAHLLQTPASPFSPKEGRGCSMEVVKVLKEVAGMTALSSGTAAALPALACAEERRLRRRRYRKNQENRRVRDAHDSSQPSKKLCPKHPELDGVPRLTQQFNTILEDLNRYIEMYSFEITECTDDSLNPISTTETSSSSGMSLSTGRRNSCTSVVKMKAHRSSKTSPPSCSNVSITSVLDMDPCCSSRASFSTWSDNSLAAVVATNASCSSKAPLIPYKDDSHTYTRMIEGASQLSLTTLLNGADMVQASTVQPCLLPSTVPEEQHDMGTHPPCTKEKASCHRAYRVKQQQKELQDQQGAPTPLPLVPDSQSVETEVQEKQVQDQQGAPTPPPLVPDSQSVETEVQEKQVQDQQGAPTPPPLVPDSQSVETEVQQKELQNQQGAPTPLPLVPDSQSVETEVQQKELQNQQGAPTPPPLVPDSQSVETEVQQKELQNQQGAPTPPPLVPDSQSVETEAQEKQVQDQQGAPTPPPLVPDSQSVETEVQEKQVQDQQGAPTPPPLVPDSQSVETEVQQKELQDQQGAPTPPPLVPDSQSVEMEAQEKQVQDQQGAPTPPPLVPDSQSVETEVQEKQVQDQQGAPTPPPLVPDSQSRETEVPFPHQETQETVHCLAPRRKEEVKLELPTDGVCSWQDSPASVPQMPQRPPTSDMLVVPIVKDIPFLDKAVKRRLERHIIKKQIQRCFGLPAKVLAYEKDFVEPILEQQESQPPSSQRRTGQPYWSPFQQWDRRTTKSAVRPPGLQQESTAQKNTCTRGTQTPAHFVPAAISRVAQGMPQEDGKRPHWKRESGGTARSSSMTSKKTMPCTKKDQGSGTQSDGQGTSPSIQEEQAPPLSEGAPQGQSGQDCVSPIISTETQELQLEKNVPMGEAQHSQEGQSGISGDVWSPELPSNRTSSPRSSSPQTQRCSDETPSALPVPPDSAGTSMQIPYLEELLTTLVDCFMARTAAENLQNQLLALWLEQNSSTEHAAEHPVASPHRRPKESQKSKRHTQDGSGSRRRCPKCSRSPHHNLHGSDSSQPSAPSEAATPGAGRDRTSGERHPPKERAKRKQGQKVTAAATQQQEGIRLYKKVILIPPVEQERLPSQQAPAWTLPSGTQRLPRRAAARHRSPRTETPPLPDNFCCVFTPICFCLQCAWAMLRDASKALLARIKK, encoded by the exons ATGGGCTGGGCCCATctcctccaaacccctgcctCTCCCTTCTCCCCGAAGGAGGGTCGGGGTTGTAGCATGGAGGTGGTGAAGGTTCTGAAGGAGGTTGCTGGGATGACAGCCCTGAGctctgggacagcagcagctctacCTGCCCTAGCATGTGCTGAG GAAAGGAGGCTGAGAAGACGCCGTTACAGAAAAAACCAGGAGAATCGCAGAG TTCGGGATGCCCATGACTCTTCACAGCCCTCAAAGAAACT ATGTCCCAAACACCCGGAGCTGGATGGTGTGCCTAGACTAACCCAACAGTTCAACACGATCCTTGAGGACCTCAACAGATACATTGAAAT GTACAGCTTCGAGATTACTGAGTGCACTGATGACTCCCTCAATCCCATCAGTACAACGGAAACCAGCTCCTCTTCAGGGATGTCTCTGTCCACTGGGAGAAGGAACTCCTGCACTTCTGTCGTCAAAATGAAAGCCCATCGCTCTTCGAAGACCTCTCCACCATCTTGTAGCAATGTATCCATCACTTCTGTTTTGGACATGGATCCCTGCTGCTCTTCAAGGGCCTCCTTTTCCACTTGGAGTGACAACTCCCTTGCTGCCGTTGTGGCAACAAACGCCAGTTGCTCTTCAAAGGCCCCACTGATCCCATACAAGGACGACTCCCACACTTACACCAGGATGATTGAAGGTGCTTCACAGCTGTCACTCACAACTCTTCTGAATGGAGCAGACATGGTTCAAGCTTCCACAGTCCAGCCTTGTCTGCTTCCCAGTACTGTCCCAGAGGAGCAGCATGACATGGGCACACATCCACCCTGCACAAAAGAGAAGGCCAGCTGCCACAGGGCCTACAGAGTGAAGCAGCAACAGAAAGAACTCCAGGACCAGCAGGGTGCTCCCACCCCACTTCCACTGGTGCCTGATTCCCAGTCTGTGGAAACAGAGGTGCAAGAGAAACAAGTCCAGGACCAGCAGGGTGCTCCCACCCCACCTCCACTGGTGCCTGATTCCCAGTCCGTGGAAACAGAGGTGCAAGAGAAACAAGTCCAGGACCAGCAGGGTGCTCCCACCCCACCTCCACTGGTGCCTGATTCCCAGTCCGTGGAAACGGAGGTGCAACAGAAAGAACTTCAGAACCAGCAGGGTGCTCCCACCCCACTTCCACTGGTGCCTGATTCCCAGTCCGTGGAAACGGAGGTGCAACAGAAAGAACTTCAGAACCAGCAGGGTGCTCCCACCCCACCTCCACTGGTGCCTGATTCCCAGTCCGTGGAAACGGAGGTGCAACAGAAAGAACTTCAGAACCAGCAGGGTGCTCCCACCCCACCTCCACTGGTGCCTGATTCCCAGTCCGTGGAAACGGAGGCGCAAGAGAAACAAGTCCAGGACCAGCAGGGtgctcccaccccacccccactGGTGCCTGATTCCCAGTCCGTGGAAACGGAGGTGCAAGAGAAACAAGTCCAGGACCAGCAGGGTGCTCCCACCCCACCTCCACTGGTGCCTGATTCCCAGTCCGTGGAAACGGAGGTGCAACAGAAAGAACTTCAGGACCAGCAGGGTGCTCCCACCCCACCTCCACTGGTGCCTGATTCCCAGTCCGTGGAAATGGAGGCGCAAGAGAAACAAGTCCAGGACCAGCAGGGTGCTCCCACCCCACCTCCACTGGTGCCTGATTCCCAGTCCGTGGAAACGGAGGTGCAAGAGAAACAAGTCCAGGACCAGCAGGGTGCTCCCACCCCACCTCCACTGGTGCCTGACTCCCAGTCCAGGGAAACAGAGGTGCCTTTCCCACATCAAGAAACCCAGGAGACTGTGCACTGCCTTGCcccaagaaggaaagaagaggtgAAACTGGAGCTGCCGACTGATGGGGTGTGTTCTTGGCAGGATAGCCCAGCCTCAGTTCCTCAAATGCCTCAGCGACCACCAACGTCTGATATGTTAGTGGTTCCCATTGTGAAGGACATACCATTCCTGGATAAGGCTGTAAAAAGGCGTCTGGAGCGTCACATTATAAAAAAGCAGATACAGCGGTGCTTTGGGCTGCCAGCAAAGGTCCTGGCCTATGAGAAGGACTTTGTAGAACCTATCCTGGAGCAACAAGAATCCCAGCCCCCATCTTCGCAGAGGCGCACTGGGCAGCCCTACTGGTCACCCTTCCAGCAGTGGGACAGGCGCACCACAAAGTCAGCAGTGCGACCCCCTGGCCTGCAGCAAGAGTCCACAGCCCAAAAGAATACATGCACACGAGGGACACAGACACCAGCCCACTTTGTGCCAGCAGCTATTTCAAGAGTGGCACAAGGGATGCCTCAGGAGGATGGGAAGAGACCACATTGGAAAAGGGAGTCTGGAGGAAcagccagaagcagcagcatgacCAGCAAGAAGACTATGCCTTGCACCAAGAAGGATCAGGGCTCTGGGACACAAAGTGATGGTCAAGGTACTTCCCCTTCCATCCAGGAAGAGCAGGCACCACCACTGAGCGAGGGAGCTCCCCAGGGGCAATCAGGACAGGACTGTGTGAGCCCCATCATCTCCACTGAGACACAAGAATTGCAACTGGAGAAGAATGTTCCCATGGGAGAAGCACAGCACTCCCAGGAAGGCCAGAGCGGCATCAGTGGGGATGTGTGGTCACCTGAGCTGCCATCCAACAGGACATCTTCTCCAAGAAGTAGTTCCCCACAGACACAGCGCTGCTCTGATGAGACACCCTCAGCTCTGCCAGTGCCTCCAGACTCTGCTGGGACCAGTATGCAGATCCCCTACCTGGAAGAGCTGCTCACAACACTCGTGGACTGCTTCATGGCCAGAACAGCTGCTGAAAACCTGCAGAACCAGCTGCTGGCTTTATGGCTGGAGCAGAATTCAAGCACGGAGCATGCAGCAGAGCACCCCGTTGCCTCACCACACAGAAGAccaaaagaatcacagaagagCAAGAGGCACACCCAGGATGGATCTGGCTCCAGGAGACGCTGCCCCAAGTGCAGCAGATCCCCGCACCACAACCTGCATGGCAGCGACAGCTCCCAGCCTTCAGCTCCATCTGAGGCTGCAACCCCAGGCGCAGGGAGAGACAGGACATCAGGAGAGCGGCATCCACCCAAGGAAAGAGCCAAGAGGAAGCAGGGCCAGAaggtgactgctgctgccacccagcagcaggaggggatcCGTTTGTACAAAAAGGTGATACTGATCCCTCCAGTTGAGCAGGAGAGGCTTCCATCCCAGCAAGCCCCTGCCTGGACCCTGCCATCAGGAACACAGCGGCTCCCCAGACGTGCAGCAGCCAGACACAGGAGCCCTAGGACAGAGACACCACCTCTGCCAGACAACTTCTGCTGTGTGTTCACCCCCATCTGCTTTTGCCTTCAGTGTGCCTGGGCCATGCTCCGAGATGCAAGCAAGGCCCTACTTGCCCGCATCAAGAAGTGA
- the LOC101802235 gene encoding uncharacterized protein isoform X6 — protein MPRAKPQERRLRRRRYRKNQENRRVRDAHDSSQPSKKLCPKHPELDGVPRLTQQFNTILEDLNRYIEMYSFEITECTDDSLNPISTTETSSSSGMSLSTGRRNSCTSVVKMKAHRSSKTSPPSCSNVSITSVLDMDPCCSSRASFSTWSDNSLAAVVATNASCSSKAPLIPYKDDSHTYTRMIEGASQLSLTTLLNGADMVQASTVQPCLLPSTVPEEQHDMGTHPPCTKEKASCHRAYRVKQQQKELQDQQGAPTPLPLVPDSQSVETEVQEKQVQDQQGAPTPPPLVPDSQSVETEVQEKQVQDQQGAPTPPPLVPDSQSVETEVQQKELQNQQGAPTPLPLVPDSQSVETEVQQKELQNQQGAPTPPPLVPDSQSVETEVQQKELQNQQGAPTPPPLVPDSQSVETEAQEKQVQDQQGAPTPPPLVPDSQSVETEVQEKQVQDQQGAPTPPPLVPDSQSVETEVQQKELQDQQGAPTPPPLVPDSQSVEMEAQEKQVQDQQGAPTPPPLVPDSQSVETEVQEKQVQDQQGAPTPPPLVPDSQSRETEVPFPHQETQETVHCLAPRRKEEVKLELPTDGVCSWQDSPASVPQMPQRPPTSDMLVVPIVKDIPFLDKAVKRRLERHIIKKQIQRCFGLPAKVLAYEKDFVEPILEQQESQPPSSQRRTGQPYWSPFQQWDRRTTKSAVRPPGLQQESTAQKNTCTRGTQTPAHFVPAAISRVAQGMPQEDGKRPHWKRESGGTARSSSMTSKKTMPCTKKDQGSGTQSDGQGTSPSIQEEQAPPLSEGAPQGQSGQDCVSPIISTETQELQLEKNVPMGEAQHSQEGQSGISGDVWSPELPSNRTSSPRSSSPQTQRCSDETPSALPVPPDSAGTSMQIPYLEELLTTLVDCFMARTAAENLQNQLLALWLEQNSSTEHAAEHPVASPHRRPKESQKSKRHTQDGSGSRRRCPKCSRSPHHNLHGSDSSQPSAPSEAATPGAGRDRTSGERHPPKERAKRKQGQKVTAAATQQQEGIRLYKKVILIPPVEQERLPSQQAPAWTLPSGTQRLPRRAAARHRSPRTETPPLPDNFCCVFTPICFCLQCAWAMLRDASKALLARIKK, from the exons ATGCCCAGGGCGAAGCCGCAG GAAAGGAGGCTGAGAAGACGCCGTTACAGAAAAAACCAGGAGAATCGCAGAG TTCGGGATGCCCATGACTCTTCACAGCCCTCAAAGAAACT ATGTCCCAAACACCCGGAGCTGGATGGTGTGCCTAGACTAACCCAACAGTTCAACACGATCCTTGAGGACCTCAACAGATACATTGAAAT GTACAGCTTCGAGATTACTGAGTGCACTGATGACTCCCTCAATCCCATCAGTACAACGGAAACCAGCTCCTCTTCAGGGATGTCTCTGTCCACTGGGAGAAGGAACTCCTGCACTTCTGTCGTCAAAATGAAAGCCCATCGCTCTTCGAAGACCTCTCCACCATCTTGTAGCAATGTATCCATCACTTCTGTTTTGGACATGGATCCCTGCTGCTCTTCAAGGGCCTCCTTTTCCACTTGGAGTGACAACTCCCTTGCTGCCGTTGTGGCAACAAACGCCAGTTGCTCTTCAAAGGCCCCACTGATCCCATACAAGGACGACTCCCACACTTACACCAGGATGATTGAAGGTGCTTCACAGCTGTCACTCACAACTCTTCTGAATGGAGCAGACATGGTTCAAGCTTCCACAGTCCAGCCTTGTCTGCTTCCCAGTACTGTCCCAGAGGAGCAGCATGACATGGGCACACATCCACCCTGCACAAAAGAGAAGGCCAGCTGCCACAGGGCCTACAGAGTGAAGCAGCAACAGAAAGAACTCCAGGACCAGCAGGGTGCTCCCACCCCACTTCCACTGGTGCCTGATTCCCAGTCTGTGGAAACAGAGGTGCAAGAGAAACAAGTCCAGGACCAGCAGGGTGCTCCCACCCCACCTCCACTGGTGCCTGATTCCCAGTCCGTGGAAACAGAGGTGCAAGAGAAACAAGTCCAGGACCAGCAGGGTGCTCCCACCCCACCTCCACTGGTGCCTGATTCCCAGTCCGTGGAAACGGAGGTGCAACAGAAAGAACTTCAGAACCAGCAGGGTGCTCCCACCCCACTTCCACTGGTGCCTGATTCCCAGTCCGTGGAAACGGAGGTGCAACAGAAAGAACTTCAGAACCAGCAGGGTGCTCCCACCCCACCTCCACTGGTGCCTGATTCCCAGTCCGTGGAAACGGAGGTGCAACAGAAAGAACTTCAGAACCAGCAGGGTGCTCCCACCCCACCTCCACTGGTGCCTGATTCCCAGTCCGTGGAAACGGAGGCGCAAGAGAAACAAGTCCAGGACCAGCAGGGtgctcccaccccacccccactGGTGCCTGATTCCCAGTCCGTGGAAACGGAGGTGCAAGAGAAACAAGTCCAGGACCAGCAGGGTGCTCCCACCCCACCTCCACTGGTGCCTGATTCCCAGTCCGTGGAAACGGAGGTGCAACAGAAAGAACTTCAGGACCAGCAGGGTGCTCCCACCCCACCTCCACTGGTGCCTGATTCCCAGTCCGTGGAAATGGAGGCGCAAGAGAAACAAGTCCAGGACCAGCAGGGTGCTCCCACCCCACCTCCACTGGTGCCTGATTCCCAGTCCGTGGAAACGGAGGTGCAAGAGAAACAAGTCCAGGACCAGCAGGGTGCTCCCACCCCACCTCCACTGGTGCCTGACTCCCAGTCCAGGGAAACAGAGGTGCCTTTCCCACATCAAGAAACCCAGGAGACTGTGCACTGCCTTGCcccaagaaggaaagaagaggtgAAACTGGAGCTGCCGACTGATGGGGTGTGTTCTTGGCAGGATAGCCCAGCCTCAGTTCCTCAAATGCCTCAGCGACCACCAACGTCTGATATGTTAGTGGTTCCCATTGTGAAGGACATACCATTCCTGGATAAGGCTGTAAAAAGGCGTCTGGAGCGTCACATTATAAAAAAGCAGATACAGCGGTGCTTTGGGCTGCCAGCAAAGGTCCTGGCCTATGAGAAGGACTTTGTAGAACCTATCCTGGAGCAACAAGAATCCCAGCCCCCATCTTCGCAGAGGCGCACTGGGCAGCCCTACTGGTCACCCTTCCAGCAGTGGGACAGGCGCACCACAAAGTCAGCAGTGCGACCCCCTGGCCTGCAGCAAGAGTCCACAGCCCAAAAGAATACATGCACACGAGGGACACAGACACCAGCCCACTTTGTGCCAGCAGCTATTTCAAGAGTGGCACAAGGGATGCCTCAGGAGGATGGGAAGAGACCACATTGGAAAAGGGAGTCTGGAGGAAcagccagaagcagcagcatgacCAGCAAGAAGACTATGCCTTGCACCAAGAAGGATCAGGGCTCTGGGACACAAAGTGATGGTCAAGGTACTTCCCCTTCCATCCAGGAAGAGCAGGCACCACCACTGAGCGAGGGAGCTCCCCAGGGGCAATCAGGACAGGACTGTGTGAGCCCCATCATCTCCACTGAGACACAAGAATTGCAACTGGAGAAGAATGTTCCCATGGGAGAAGCACAGCACTCCCAGGAAGGCCAGAGCGGCATCAGTGGGGATGTGTGGTCACCTGAGCTGCCATCCAACAGGACATCTTCTCCAAGAAGTAGTTCCCCACAGACACAGCGCTGCTCTGATGAGACACCCTCAGCTCTGCCAGTGCCTCCAGACTCTGCTGGGACCAGTATGCAGATCCCCTACCTGGAAGAGCTGCTCACAACACTCGTGGACTGCTTCATGGCCAGAACAGCTGCTGAAAACCTGCAGAACCAGCTGCTGGCTTTATGGCTGGAGCAGAATTCAAGCACGGAGCATGCAGCAGAGCACCCCGTTGCCTCACCACACAGAAGAccaaaagaatcacagaagagCAAGAGGCACACCCAGGATGGATCTGGCTCCAGGAGACGCTGCCCCAAGTGCAGCAGATCCCCGCACCACAACCTGCATGGCAGCGACAGCTCCCAGCCTTCAGCTCCATCTGAGGCTGCAACCCCAGGCGCAGGGAGAGACAGGACATCAGGAGAGCGGCATCCACCCAAGGAAAGAGCCAAGAGGAAGCAGGGCCAGAaggtgactgctgctgccacccagcagcaggaggggatcCGTTTGTACAAAAAGGTGATACTGATCCCTCCAGTTGAGCAGGAGAGGCTTCCATCCCAGCAAGCCCCTGCCTGGACCCTGCCATCAGGAACACAGCGGCTCCCCAGACGTGCAGCAGCCAGACACAGGAGCCCTAGGACAGAGACACCACCTCTGCCAGACAACTTCTGCTGTGTGTTCACCCCCATCTGCTTTTGCCTTCAGTGTGCCTGGGCCATGCTCCGAGATGCAAGCAAGGCCCTACTTGCCCGCATCAAGAAGTGA
- the LOC101802235 gene encoding uncharacterized protein isoform X1, whose translation MGWAHLLQTPASPFSPKEGRGCSMEVVKVLKEVAGMTALSSGTAAALPALACAEERRLRRRRYRKNQENRRGEQPWTRAGALERYRLAPCASCPTRGSQSTDCLSSLPTVRDAHDSSQPSKKLCPKHPELDGVPRLTQQFNTILEDLNRYIEMYSFEITECTDDSLNPISTTETSSSSGMSLSTGRRNSCTSVVKMKAHRSSKTSPPSCSNVSITSVLDMDPCCSSRASFSTWSDNSLAAVVATNASCSSKAPLIPYKDDSHTYTRMIEGASQLSLTTLLNGADMVQASTVQPCLLPSTVPEEQHDMGTHPPCTKEKASCHRAYRVKQQQKELQDQQGAPTPLPLVPDSQSVETEVQEKQVQDQQGAPTPPPLVPDSQSVETEVQEKQVQDQQGAPTPPPLVPDSQSVETEVQQKELQNQQGAPTPLPLVPDSQSVETEVQQKELQNQQGAPTPPPLVPDSQSVETEVQQKELQNQQGAPTPPPLVPDSQSVETEAQEKQVQDQQGAPTPPPLVPDSQSVETEVQEKQVQDQQGAPTPPPLVPDSQSVETEVQQKELQDQQGAPTPPPLVPDSQSVEMEAQEKQVQDQQGAPTPPPLVPDSQSVETEVQEKQVQDQQGAPTPPPLVPDSQSRETEVPFPHQETQETVHCLAPRRKEEVKLELPTDGVCSWQDSPASVPQMPQRPPTSDMLVVPIVKDIPFLDKAVKRRLERHIIKKQIQRCFGLPAKVLAYEKDFVEPILEQQESQPPSSQRRTGQPYWSPFQQWDRRTTKSAVRPPGLQQESTAQKNTCTRGTQTPAHFVPAAISRVAQGMPQEDGKRPHWKRESGGTARSSSMTSKKTMPCTKKDQGSGTQSDGQGTSPSIQEEQAPPLSEGAPQGQSGQDCVSPIISTETQELQLEKNVPMGEAQHSQEGQSGISGDVWSPELPSNRTSSPRSSSPQTQRCSDETPSALPVPPDSAGTSMQIPYLEELLTTLVDCFMARTAAENLQNQLLALWLEQNSSTEHAAEHPVASPHRRPKESQKSKRHTQDGSGSRRRCPKCSRSPHHNLHGSDSSQPSAPSEAATPGAGRDRTSGERHPPKERAKRKQGQKVTAAATQQQEGIRLYKKVILIPPVEQERLPSQQAPAWTLPSGTQRLPRRAAARHRSPRTETPPLPDNFCCVFTPICFCLQCAWAMLRDASKALLARIKK comes from the exons ATGGGCTGGGCCCATctcctccaaacccctgcctCTCCCTTCTCCCCGAAGGAGGGTCGGGGTTGTAGCATGGAGGTGGTGAAGGTTCTGAAGGAGGTTGCTGGGATGACAGCCCTGAGctctgggacagcagcagctctacCTGCCCTAGCATGTGCTGAG GAAAGGAGGCTGAGAAGACGCCGTTACAGAAAAAACCAGGAGAATCGCAGAGGTGAGCAGCCCTGGACAAGGGCAGGTGCCCTGGAAAGATACCGCCTGGCCCCATGTGCCAGCTGCCCTACCAGGGGCTCCCAGTCCACTGACTGTCTGTCTTCTCTGCCAACAGTTCGGGATGCCCATGACTCTTCACAGCCCTCAAAGAAACT ATGTCCCAAACACCCGGAGCTGGATGGTGTGCCTAGACTAACCCAACAGTTCAACACGATCCTTGAGGACCTCAACAGATACATTGAAAT GTACAGCTTCGAGATTACTGAGTGCACTGATGACTCCCTCAATCCCATCAGTACAACGGAAACCAGCTCCTCTTCAGGGATGTCTCTGTCCACTGGGAGAAGGAACTCCTGCACTTCTGTCGTCAAAATGAAAGCCCATCGCTCTTCGAAGACCTCTCCACCATCTTGTAGCAATGTATCCATCACTTCTGTTTTGGACATGGATCCCTGCTGCTCTTCAAGGGCCTCCTTTTCCACTTGGAGTGACAACTCCCTTGCTGCCGTTGTGGCAACAAACGCCAGTTGCTCTTCAAAGGCCCCACTGATCCCATACAAGGACGACTCCCACACTTACACCAGGATGATTGAAGGTGCTTCACAGCTGTCACTCACAACTCTTCTGAATGGAGCAGACATGGTTCAAGCTTCCACAGTCCAGCCTTGTCTGCTTCCCAGTACTGTCCCAGAGGAGCAGCATGACATGGGCACACATCCACCCTGCACAAAAGAGAAGGCCAGCTGCCACAGGGCCTACAGAGTGAAGCAGCAACAGAAAGAACTCCAGGACCAGCAGGGTGCTCCCACCCCACTTCCACTGGTGCCTGATTCCCAGTCTGTGGAAACAGAGGTGCAAGAGAAACAAGTCCAGGACCAGCAGGGTGCTCCCACCCCACCTCCACTGGTGCCTGATTCCCAGTCCGTGGAAACAGAGGTGCAAGAGAAACAAGTCCAGGACCAGCAGGGTGCTCCCACCCCACCTCCACTGGTGCCTGATTCCCAGTCCGTGGAAACGGAGGTGCAACAGAAAGAACTTCAGAACCAGCAGGGTGCTCCCACCCCACTTCCACTGGTGCCTGATTCCCAGTCCGTGGAAACGGAGGTGCAACAGAAAGAACTTCAGAACCAGCAGGGTGCTCCCACCCCACCTCCACTGGTGCCTGATTCCCAGTCCGTGGAAACGGAGGTGCAACAGAAAGAACTTCAGAACCAGCAGGGTGCTCCCACCCCACCTCCACTGGTGCCTGATTCCCAGTCCGTGGAAACGGAGGCGCAAGAGAAACAAGTCCAGGACCAGCAGGGtgctcccaccccacccccactGGTGCCTGATTCCCAGTCCGTGGAAACGGAGGTGCAAGAGAAACAAGTCCAGGACCAGCAGGGTGCTCCCACCCCACCTCCACTGGTGCCTGATTCCCAGTCCGTGGAAACGGAGGTGCAACAGAAAGAACTTCAGGACCAGCAGGGTGCTCCCACCCCACCTCCACTGGTGCCTGATTCCCAGTCCGTGGAAATGGAGGCGCAAGAGAAACAAGTCCAGGACCAGCAGGGTGCTCCCACCCCACCTCCACTGGTGCCTGATTCCCAGTCCGTGGAAACGGAGGTGCAAGAGAAACAAGTCCAGGACCAGCAGGGTGCTCCCACCCCACCTCCACTGGTGCCTGACTCCCAGTCCAGGGAAACAGAGGTGCCTTTCCCACATCAAGAAACCCAGGAGACTGTGCACTGCCTTGCcccaagaaggaaagaagaggtgAAACTGGAGCTGCCGACTGATGGGGTGTGTTCTTGGCAGGATAGCCCAGCCTCAGTTCCTCAAATGCCTCAGCGACCACCAACGTCTGATATGTTAGTGGTTCCCATTGTGAAGGACATACCATTCCTGGATAAGGCTGTAAAAAGGCGTCTGGAGCGTCACATTATAAAAAAGCAGATACAGCGGTGCTTTGGGCTGCCAGCAAAGGTCCTGGCCTATGAGAAGGACTTTGTAGAACCTATCCTGGAGCAACAAGAATCCCAGCCCCCATCTTCGCAGAGGCGCACTGGGCAGCCCTACTGGTCACCCTTCCAGCAGTGGGACAGGCGCACCACAAAGTCAGCAGTGCGACCCCCTGGCCTGCAGCAAGAGTCCACAGCCCAAAAGAATACATGCACACGAGGGACACAGACACCAGCCCACTTTGTGCCAGCAGCTATTTCAAGAGTGGCACAAGGGATGCCTCAGGAGGATGGGAAGAGACCACATTGGAAAAGGGAGTCTGGAGGAAcagccagaagcagcagcatgacCAGCAAGAAGACTATGCCTTGCACCAAGAAGGATCAGGGCTCTGGGACACAAAGTGATGGTCAAGGTACTTCCCCTTCCATCCAGGAAGAGCAGGCACCACCACTGAGCGAGGGAGCTCCCCAGGGGCAATCAGGACAGGACTGTGTGAGCCCCATCATCTCCACTGAGACACAAGAATTGCAACTGGAGAAGAATGTTCCCATGGGAGAAGCACAGCACTCCCAGGAAGGCCAGAGCGGCATCAGTGGGGATGTGTGGTCACCTGAGCTGCCATCCAACAGGACATCTTCTCCAAGAAGTAGTTCCCCACAGACACAGCGCTGCTCTGATGAGACACCCTCAGCTCTGCCAGTGCCTCCAGACTCTGCTGGGACCAGTATGCAGATCCCCTACCTGGAAGAGCTGCTCACAACACTCGTGGACTGCTTCATGGCCAGAACAGCTGCTGAAAACCTGCAGAACCAGCTGCTGGCTTTATGGCTGGAGCAGAATTCAAGCACGGAGCATGCAGCAGAGCACCCCGTTGCCTCACCACACAGAAGAccaaaagaatcacagaagagCAAGAGGCACACCCAGGATGGATCTGGCTCCAGGAGACGCTGCCCCAAGTGCAGCAGATCCCCGCACCACAACCTGCATGGCAGCGACAGCTCCCAGCCTTCAGCTCCATCTGAGGCTGCAACCCCAGGCGCAGGGAGAGACAGGACATCAGGAGAGCGGCATCCACCCAAGGAAAGAGCCAAGAGGAAGCAGGGCCAGAaggtgactgctgctgccacccagcagcaggaggggatcCGTTTGTACAAAAAGGTGATACTGATCCCTCCAGTTGAGCAGGAGAGGCTTCCATCCCAGCAAGCCCCTGCCTGGACCCTGCCATCAGGAACACAGCGGCTCCCCAGACGTGCAGCAGCCAGACACAGGAGCCCTAGGACAGAGACACCACCTCTGCCAGACAACTTCTGCTGTGTGTTCACCCCCATCTGCTTTTGCCTTCAGTGTGCCTGGGCCATGCTCCGAGATGCAAGCAAGGCCCTACTTGCCCGCATCAAGAAGTGA